One region of Solanum pennellii chromosome 6, SPENNV200 genomic DNA includes:
- the LOC107022385 gene encoding germacrene C synthase-like has product MAANKCRPLANFHPSVWGYHFLSYNPEITNQEKVEVDEYKETIRKMLVEAPEGSEQKLVLIDAMQRLGVAYHFHNEIETYIFDASSKQNDNDNLYVVSLRFRLVRQQGHYMSSDVFKKFTEQDGKFKDRLSNDVQGILSLYEASHLRVRDEEILEEALTFTTTHLESIVSNLSNNNNSLKVEVSEALSQPIRMTLPRIGARKYISIYENNDAHNHLLLKFAKLDFNMLQKFHQRELSDLTRWWKDLDFANKIPYARDRLVECYFWILGVYFEPKYSRARKMMTKVLKMTSIIDDTFDAYANFDELVPFNDAIQRWDANAIDSIPPYMRPIYQALLDIYSEMEQVLSNEGKLDRVYCAKYEMKKLVRAYFKEAQWLNNDNHIPKYEEYMENAIVSAGYMMGATNCLVGVEEFISKETFEWLMNEPVIVQASSLINRAMDDIVGHEVEQERGHVASVIECYTKDYGASKQEAYVKFQKEVTNAWKDINKEFFRPTEVPMFVLERVLNLTRGADTLYKEKDIYTNAKGKLKNMINSLLIESVKI; this is encoded by the exons ATGGCTGCTAATAAGTGTCGCCCCTTGGCTAATTTTCACCCAAGTGTTTGGGGATATCATTTCCTTTCTTATAATCCT GAAATTACTAACCAAGAAAAAGTTGAAGTTGATGAGTACAAAGAGACAATTAGAAAAATGTTGGTGGAAGCACCTGAAGGTAGTGAACAAAAACTTGTGTTGATAGACGCGATGCAACGATTGGGAGTGGCATATCATTTCCATAATGAAATTGAAACATACATTTTTGATGCATCGTCCAAACAGAATGATAATGACAACCTTTACGTTGTGTCTCTTCGTTTTCGACTTGTGAGGCAACAAGGCCATTACATGTCTTCAG ATGTCTTCAAGAAATTCACCGAACAAGATGGAAAATTCAAGGATAGGCTTAGTAATGATGTCCAAGGAATATTAAGTTTGTATGAAGCATCACATCTGAGAGTGCGTGATGAGGAGATTCTTGAAGAAGCTCTTACCTTTACCACCACTCATCTTGAGTCTATTGTCTCCAACTTGAGCAATAATAATAACTCTCTTAAGGTTGAAGTTAGTGAAGCCTTAAGTCAGCCTATTCGCATGACTTTACCAAGGATTGGAGCTAGAAAATACATATCCATTTACGAAAACAATGATGCACACAATCATTTGCTTTTGAAATTTGCTAAATTGGATTTTAACATGCTGCAAAAGTTTCACCAAAGAGAGCTTAGTGATCTTACAAG GTGGTGGAAAGATTTGGATTTTGCAAATAAAATTCCATATGCAAGAGACAGATTGGTTGAGTGTTACTTTTGGATATTGGGAGTGTATTTTGAGCCAAAGTATAGTCGTGCGAGAAAAATGATGACAAAAGTACTCAAGATGACCTCCATCATTGACGACACTTTTGATGCTTACGCTAACTTTGACGAACTTGTGCCTTTCAATGATGCAATCCAGAG ATGGGATGCTAATGCAATCGATTCAATACCGCCATATATGAGACCCATTTATCAAGCTCTTCTAGACATTTACAGTGAAATGGAACAAGTGTTGTCCAATGAAGGTAAACTGGACCGTGTATACTGTGCAAAATATGAG atgaaaaagtTGGTGAGAGCCTATTTTAAGGAAGCCCAATGGTTGAACAATGATAATCATATTCCAAAATATGAGGAATACATGGAGAATGCAATAGTAAGTGCTGGCTATATGATGGGAGCAACAAATTGCTTGGTTGGTGTGGAGGAATTTATATCTAAAGAGACTTTTGAATGGTTGATGAATGAGCCTGTGATTGTTCAAGCTTCCTCATTGATCAACAGAGCAATGGACGATATTGTTGGACATGAA GTTGAACAAGAAAGAGGACATGTAGCTTCAGTTATTGAATGTTACACGAAAGATTATGGAGCTTCAAAGCAAGAGGCTTACGTTAAGTTCCAGAAAGAGGTCACCAATGCATGGAAGGACATAAACAAAGAATTCTTCCGTCCAACTGAAGTACCAATGTTTGTCCTTGAACGAGT TCTAAATTTGACACGTGGGGCTGATACGTTATATAAAGAGAAAGATATATACACAAACGCCAAAGGAAAACTTAAAAACATGATTAACTCATTATTAATTGAATctgtcaaaatataa